In Myripristis murdjan chromosome 18, fMyrMur1.1, whole genome shotgun sequence, the sequence ttcacagtttgcTGTGCGGTGTAAGAAGGAATGGATCTCCGTGAAATCATCAGCTGGCGGCGAGCCTTATGTCCTTTGTGGCTCCAAGTTGCCACAGCCCATGGAGTTCCCAGGGGGAAACATTACAGTGATGCACCATTTCCTCCCCCATCTGTTCCCTGTGTCATCGTTTCGACTGAACTTCGCCAGAGGTGCACTGCtgcaatttttgctttttgtaaaATAAGTCACGGGACTAGAGACTAGATGTCGTCTAAGATTTTGGATTGtagtattgtgatatggcataagtgttgtctttctctgggtttaaaggctgcattacagtaaagggatgcagttttctgaatttattagatTGTTCTAGCGGTTTTATGATTTATCTCTACCTGCCTGATCATCATATCCTCATTACTAATACAATTAATATCAAAACTCTTTTGAGTGTAAATATTGTATTAAATCACCAATAGTCGACCCTATAGAATTGTCTCATGGATGGATATTGAGGTATTCGTTccaagatattgtgatattcaaTTTTATCCATATTCCCTGGCCTAAGTCCCAATTTTCTTGTCAAATGATAATcttaatttctttaattttctttctctgcatccCTTCTGTCTCTGCTCATCCAGACACTGGTGAATGCCCAGAGACATCCTTTCAGTGCCTAGGGGGCCGctgccttcctccctcctgGCGCTGTAACGGCCAGGTGGAGTGCATCAATGAGGGCATCGGCCTCGGCACAGACGAAGAGGACTGCGATGGTAAGGTGGATAACCCAGATCTCCACAGAGATTCGGGGTACAGCAGGATCCAGTCAGAAGTGACCACTGCGGAGACTTACACAGACAACAATCACGACAGAGACTCAGAGAGGCACACGGCATTAGATAGAAACCGGAGTCCCGACGATGAGTCTGATCTGTGGGCGCTgctgagggagaaggaggaggaggaggcgcaggTGAATCGAGAGCAGGCTCAGGCTCACAGGGAGGTGGTGACGCCCGCTCCCATCGAGTGGCCCTGTGGAGGACTTCTCCAGACCTTCTATGGGACCTTCTCCCCTCCGGCCATCAGGGGCCCGGCTCTGTACTGCGTGTGGACCCTGGACCCTCAGGACTCCAGGCCCCTGAGACTggacctgcagcagctggaactGGGACCGGGAGACACACTCACTGTGCACAACAGACAGCAAGGCACAGGGACGTCATCAAAATTGTGAGTGCTCAAGAGTGATGGAGCGTATGTATCTGTGCACATCATAGGAAGGAATCTTTTTTTGAGTTTGGAAAGTAAACAGTAAGGCTGAACAGTCAATTGAAATGTTAtctaaatctgaaaatgctAATTATGATCCAAAAATCATTATTCCCAGTAAAGTTGTGATTCATTGCAATTACAATGTCTGTCAGagcacaaacaaagcaaagcataTCAATACATCTCCAAGCCCTATTATAACCTGCACAACAGTTTGTTATCTTTTTATTAAAGATCTCTTGGTAACATTATGTTTCCCTCTCCATGCTTTTTTTGACAGATCAACAGTGTCTCCAATTACAAATTAGTTCAGGTGGAGTCGCGGACTGGCCTGTTGTCGCTGACGTATCAAACTCTTCCCGGCTCGGAAGGGAAAGGATTCAACGCTACATTCCGCGTCGGAGGCTACTGCCCACCATGGGAGGGCCGGTGCGGGGGACCAGCAGGGGGCTGCTACACTCAGGAACAAGCCTGCGATGGAAGATGGGACTGTCCTGAGACGGGGAGGGACGAGCAGGGCTGCAGGGGCTGCAGCCGTAACCAGTTTGCCTGTGGAGGGGCAGGGCCCAAGGCGCTGGCAGCCAGCCACTTTGTTGGCAGGCCGGTGTGCTACCCAGTCAAGGAGAGATGCAACTACCAGCTTTACTGTGCTGACGGCAGCGATGAGAGGGACTGCAGCGTGTGCCAGCCTGGCACCTTCCATTGTGACAGCGATAggtaggcgtgtgtgtgtgatcatctgagaatgtgcttgttttgttaaatgtgcttaatatctttgttttttgtagttttgcaATTGTGTCATCGCAGTAAAATGTACATTATCTAATGAAACACCTCATAAATACCAACTCAACTCTTTGGACATAATTCAGTGCAGTATTATGGGTCAGAATGATGTATTTAAAACCTTGTAGTGTTTCACTGCATGTCATCACAAAGGCCTCAGGATGCAATTTTGCCAGTTTATATTGTTGTCCCATTGTCccatgcacaggtgtgtgtttgagagctGGCGCTGTGATGGACAGGTGGACTGTAAGGACGGAACGGATGAGCTCAACTGCACCGTCATTCTGCCCCGCAAGGTCATCACCGCGGCAACGGTGGGCAGCCTGGTCTGCGGGCTGCTGCTGGTCATTGCCATGGGCTGCACCTGCAAACTGTACTCTCTCAGGACCAGGGAGTACAGGTAAGTGTATTATTGGATGACATCATTTTAACTCAGCTATCAAATATTCTGCAATACTCCAACGTCAAATCTGCTCCATACCTGAAGCACTGATtattcagttttgtgttttttgtgtgtgtgtgtgtgtgtgtgtgtgtgtgtgtgtgtgtggttttttttttttttttttttgagattctTTTTGTTCCTCATCCAACATCTGTAAGGGCACGCTCACAATATTCTGCTTTAATGTTAAAAGGCACTGCCTCAGTCTTATTCTGCACCGATAACTGGCAAAAGTAGGCCACGAAATTCACTTTTCACAATTACCAACTGCAGTACCTGCTGATGTCAGCAAACAGCACTTGAATTCGGCCTCCATTCTACTGATTGTTAATGATGGCTAACAGCTGCTACCAATTTGGTTGTGGTTGTAATTGTCAGCTCCCTATATACTCTGAAATCCTGCCTCCTCTTCCATGTCATTTATTGACCCGGCCAAACTGGGCCATGTCTTATCAGCTCTCAATATTAGAAGGCACCAAAAAAATCATGTACAACTCTTACACAAGTGACTACACtagttttcatgtttaaaataGAGTGGAAGAGTGTGACTGCAAACTAATATGTCTGTTTTCTGGCAGTAT encodes:
- the lrp10 gene encoding LOW QUALITY PROTEIN: low-density lipoprotein receptor-related protein 10 (The sequence of the model RefSeq protein was modified relative to this genomic sequence to represent the inferred CDS: substituted 1 base at 1 genomic stop codon), which translates into the protein MTVTYNLSSLLLLCIIAYGRFESAFGSAHCGHSFQVVDSKWGEIRSSAYHSWSYRFGSTYDCWVIKGQEGEPVVLSFSQFAVRCKKEWISVKSSAGGEPYVLCGSKLPQPMEFPGGNITVMHHFLPHLFPVSSFRLNFARDTGECPETSFQCLGGRCLPPSWRCNGQVECINEGIGLGTDEEDCDGKVDNPDLHRDSGYSRIQSEVTTAETYTDNNHDRDSERHTALDRNRSPDDESDLWALLREKEEEEAQVNREQAQAHREVVTPAPIEWPCGGLLQTFYGTFSPPAIRGPALYCVWTLDPQDSRPLRLDLQQLELGPGDTLTVHNRQQGTGTSSKLXINSVSNYKLVQVESRTGLLSLTYQTLPGSEGKGFNATFRVGGYCPPWEGRCGGPAGGCYTQEQACDGRWDCPETGRDEQGCRGCSRNQFACGGAGPKALAASHFVGRPVCYPVKERCNYQLYCADGSDERDCSVCQPGTFHCDSDRCVFESWRCDGQVDCKDGTDELNCTVILPRKVITAATVGSLVCGLLLVIAMGCTCKLYSLRTREYSMFAPISRQEAELIQQQAPPSYGQLIAQGIIPPVEDFPTENPNETSSLSLRGILQLLRQDPGSSPHRRRRPRFVRRAVRRMRRWGLIPRPPSRPAQASSSTQQQQSDAAPPGQEAAQSTPTSSSSAVEAANQPVPQKLGLLAQTEQQQQQQQESAPPPPPVSSPPPPPYAPPTPSPDTPQTPPVAVPPSSPSLSSIFHTLGLSISLFRASPSSSSTNSMPLSASPSFSSSSSSSDDEVLLIPLSEDTTSEDDVPMLT